Part of the Paeniglutamicibacter sulfureus genome, CAAGGCTTCCACCCCGCAGCCTCACGCTGCGGCACTTGTCCGTGCCCCGAAACCCCGCACAAAGCCGTGCGCCCGGGGCCCATAAAAATATGGAGCAAATCGTGAAATCACCGGAAGCAAGCGCCACCAAGAAGCAAAAAAACACCGTCCACTGGGTCGTCGCCATCGCCGCGATCGCCCTGATCTTTGATGGATACGACCTGGTCGTCTACGGCACCGTCGTCTCCACCCTGCTCAATGACCCGACCCAGCTCGGTGCAATCGGACCGGCCACCGCAGGTGTGCTGGGAAGCTGGGCACTGTTCGGGGTCATGGTCGGGGCCTTGGTCACCGGCGCGATCGGTGACTACCTCGGCCGCCGCAAGATCATGATCGCCGGCATCATCTGGTTCTCCGTGGGCATGGGCCTGACCGCCCTGGCCCCGAACGTCATCGCTTTCGGCGCCCTGCGCTTCGCCACCGGAATCGGCGTCGGCGCACTGGTTGCCACCGCAGGTGCGGTCGTGGCCGAATTCGCACCCAAGGGCAAGCGCAACTACTACAACGCCATCGTCTACTCCGGTGTCCCCGTGGGCGGGGTCCTGGCATCACTGCTGGCCATCGTCCTGCTGGACCTTGTCGGCTGGCGCGGGCTCTTCTTCATCGGCGCAACCCCGCTGCTCTTCCTGCTGCCCATGGCGCTGGCAAAGCTGCCCGAGTCCCCGCAATGGCTCATGGCCCGCGGCCGCACCGAGGAAGCCGAGCGCGTCTCGATCCGCACCGGCGTCCCGATCGCAGAAACGGCCCCGACGCACGGTGCCCACGCACTTGTATCCGAACCGGTCGACACGAAGATCGGCTTCCGGGCACTGGCCTCCAAGAAGTACGCCCTGCCCACCTTGTTGCTGGGCCTGATGAGCTTCGCCGGCCTGATGCTGACCTACGGCCTGAACACCTGGCTGCCGCAGATCATGACCCAGTTCGGCTACGGCAAGTCCTACTCGCTCGCCTTCCTGCTGGTACTCAATGCCGGCGCCGTCTTCGGCGGGTTGATTGCCTCCGTGGGCGCCGATCGCGTCGGTGCCAAGCGCGTGGTTTCCACGACGTTCTTCCTCGCCGCGGTGGCCATGGTGATGCTGACCCTGCAGCTTCCCTTCGGAATCCTGCTCGGGCTGGTTGCCGTGGCAGGCGTGGGTACCATCGGCACGCAGGTGCTGATCTACGGGTTCGTGTCCAACTACTACAACAGCGCCGCCCGCGGCGCCGGGGTTGCCTGGTGCGCCGGATTCGGCCGCCTGGGCGGCATCTTCGGGCCGTTGATCGGCGGACTGCTCATCGCAGCAGGCGTGCAAAACCACGTCGCCTTCTACGTCTTCGCGGGAGTTGCTATCGTTGGTGCAATGGTGACCGCCTTTGTTCCCTTGCGCAACTCCGAGACCCAGCTGCCGGCCGGCTCCGCGGCACGGGTCAAGATCGCCAAGTAACCACAGGTCGGCTGCAGAGCCGGCCACCGGGGGCCGCGTGGACAAGGATGTTCGCGCGGCCCCCGTCTTTATACATTGAAAGGTTGGCTGGGGCGGATCCATGCATCAACAACGAACACTGGCGCTCATGGCCCGACTGCTGCAGTTGGCCGAGGCCGGCAGCGCCCAGCTGGTGGTGGTCAGCGGGCCGGCCGGGTGCGGGAAAAGCGCCTTGGTCCGGCGTTTCATGGACAACAACAAGCACCTTGCCTCGTGGAGTGCCTCGGGCGCGAGGTGGGAAAAGAACGTTCCCGGATCGGCCTTGCAGGAATTGCTCGGCCCCACGGACACTGATGACTCCCCCCTTGCCGAAGGCCTGCTCGCCTTCATCCGCAATGCGGGAAGGCAAAGCGGAATCCTCTTGCTGGAAAACCTGCAATGGATCGATGCCCAGTCCCTCGCCGCGTTGCTGTTTGCCTGGCGGCGGCTGCGCACCGAAAAGCTGCTGGTCATTCTGACCCTGCGCGAGGAGGAAGCTGCCTTCCTGCCGCCGGGTGCCCGCGAACTTCTCGAGTCACAGCACAGCACCACGATCGACCTGGATCCGCCCACTGCTGCCGCATTGAAGGAAATTTCCGTGTCCCGGCTCGGCGTGGACCTCTCGGCGGCCGCGGCCGACCAGTTGGCCGGCTACACCGCAGGCAACATCCACACCGCCTTGGAACTGATCCGGGAAAACCCCGACGAAACCTGGAACCACCTGAACCACCGGTTCCCGGCTCCCCGGGCCGTCACCGCAGAGGTCTCCGAGCGGTTGGACGCCTTGTCGGTGCCCGCCCGCTCCGTCATCGAGGCCGCCGCCATCCTGGGCGTTGGCCCCCGGCTGGAACGGGTCGTCGCCCTGGCCGAGGTCGGGGACCCGCTGCCCCTGCTGGAGGAGTGCGTGGCCTCCGGGCTGGTGGAGGTTGCCGGCAGCGGCGGAAACCTTTCGCTGCTGTTCAACGGCCACATCAATCACATGGCCGTCTACCACCTGGTCCCTCTCTCGCGCCGCCTGGCCCTGCATGCAGCGGCTGCCGCCCTGGGCGAGAACGCGGGCGACGCGCTGGCACACCGCGCCGATGCCACGTTGCTTTCCGATCCAGCCCTGTCACACCAGCTGGAGCTCTTTGCCGAGAGCCAGGCGGGCAAGGGCGAGTGGGCTTCGGCCGCCATAGCGCTGCACCGTGCCGCGCATCTTGCGACCCACGCCGAGGACCGCGAGCCTCTCCTGCTCAAGGCCGTCGATGCGACGGTGGCTGCCGGCGAACTGCCCCGCGCCCTGGCCTACTCCGAGGAACTGGCTTCCCTGGCGGCCAGCCCCGAGAGCGACCTGCTCTCCGGTTACATTGCCATCCTCCAGGGCCAGGCGCCGACAGCTGACCGCTGGCTCTCCCGCGCGTGGTCGGGCGCCGAGGACGCGCAGCAAATCGACATCATGGCCACCGTTTCCCAGCGCCGGGTCCTTGACTCGCTGGGCCGGCTGGATGGGCACAGGATTGTGTCATGGGCCGAACGGACCCTGGAGCTGGCCGAAGCGGAAAGCCCGGTGGCCGTGGAGTCCTCGGCCGTCCAGGGACTGGGCCTGGGCATGTTGGGCCGGGGGCCCGAGGGTGAGAAGATCCTGTCGCGTATGCTCGCCACCTTGCCCGCCGGCGCCCAGCGGCAACGCGCCGAAATGGCCATGGGATGGCTGCACGTGGCCGGGGACCAAATCGAACTGGCCCGGCACGAACTGAT contains:
- a CDS encoding MFS transporter, with protein sequence MKSPEASATKKQKNTVHWVVAIAAIALIFDGYDLVVYGTVVSTLLNDPTQLGAIGPATAGVLGSWALFGVMVGALVTGAIGDYLGRRKIMIAGIIWFSVGMGLTALAPNVIAFGALRFATGIGVGALVATAGAVVAEFAPKGKRNYYNAIVYSGVPVGGVLASLLAIVLLDLVGWRGLFFIGATPLLFLLPMALAKLPESPQWLMARGRTEEAERVSIRTGVPIAETAPTHGAHALVSEPVDTKIGFRALASKKYALPTLLLGLMSFAGLMLTYGLNTWLPQIMTQFGYGKSYSLAFLLVLNAGAVFGGLIASVGADRVGAKRVVSTTFFLAAVAMVMLTLQLPFGILLGLVAVAGVGTIGTQVLIYGFVSNYYNSAARGAGVAWCAGFGRLGGIFGPLIGGLLIAAGVQNHVAFYVFAGVAIVGAMVTAFVPLRNSETQLPAGSAARVKIAK
- a CDS encoding helix-turn-helix transcriptional regulator, translated to MHQQRTLALMARLLQLAEAGSAQLVVVSGPAGCGKSALVRRFMDNNKHLASWSASGARWEKNVPGSALQELLGPTDTDDSPLAEGLLAFIRNAGRQSGILLLENLQWIDAQSLAALLFAWRRLRTEKLLVILTLREEEAAFLPPGARELLESQHSTTIDLDPPTAAALKEISVSRLGVDLSAAAADQLAGYTAGNIHTALELIRENPDETWNHLNHRFPAPRAVTAEVSERLDALSVPARSVIEAAAILGVGPRLERVVALAEVGDPLPLLEECVASGLVEVAGSGGNLSLLFNGHINHMAVYHLVPLSRRLALHAAAAALGENAGDALAHRADATLLSDPALSHQLELFAESQAGKGEWASAAIALHRAAHLATHAEDREPLLLKAVDATVAAGELPRALAYSEELASLAASPESDLLSGYIAILQGQAPTADRWLSRAWSGAEDAQQIDIMATVSQRRVLDSLGRLDGHRIVSWAERTLELAEAESPVAVESSAVQGLGLGMLGRGPEGEKILSRMLATLPAGAQRQRAEMAMGWLHVAGDQIELARHELMISSSTDYTEGSHRIALWARAWLARAEYSAGDWDQALETVRAGVALQERSGIELVRPLLHYTAVQIHAMRGEQEEVEAHLAKAWARTGSYEVMQVPYRMARGASARARADYDEVILALEPLLLLDRSRGIDEPGFWPWHDMYADALVRKERYDEALEFMEPLMAAARRCKHRSTTARFLVVRGQVLASRGDLEGSRDAFEEALALLQGLTLPVLRANVEYAYGQSLRRAGKRGESAGPLTRALAGYTQLGATIYIERCNRELKATGISVPRRDAADWSSLTSQEKAVASLVCAGASNKKAAEELFIGAKTVQYHLTRIYAKLGVSSRTELAARYRDADN